From the Bacillus tuaregi genome, one window contains:
- a CDS encoding sigma-54-dependent transcriptional regulator: protein MKPYIMIIDDEPAICSSLRFVLEDDYHITACPDAEQALERLQEQEVHVILLDWRLGRHNGLDILVKIKEIRPATAVIMMTAFGTIESSVEAMKHGAFHYITKPPEVDELLVLIEKALEHQQLHHQVRQLNEQIDRIKGYDQIIGESPEIQKVFSIIEQVKDIDSNVLITGESGTGKELVARAIHRNGKRKDGPFIALNCAAIPESILESELFGHRKGAFTGAITGRQGKVEAAKNGTLFLDEIGEMHVQLQAKLLRFLQEKEITPIGANVPIKVDVRIITATNRNLLEMVENGSFREDLYFRLNVIPLHLPPLRERKKDLQLLISHFIAKYAEEMNRPISTLSKEAKNALENYSYPGNIRQLANVIEYAVAMAQSNMITPAELPFLQNKPEARNGQNETTRDHSLQIPIPSTLKQVEKMLIKAVLDYCDGNKRKTASLLEISERNLRNKLKQYRDEE from the coding sequence GTGAAGCCCTATATCATGATTATAGATGATGAACCAGCCATTTGTTCATCGCTCCGCTTTGTTCTTGAAGATGATTATCACATCACCGCCTGTCCAGATGCAGAACAGGCATTAGAGCGGTTACAAGAACAAGAGGTTCATGTCATCCTACTCGATTGGCGTCTTGGGAGACATAATGGTCTGGACATATTAGTGAAGATAAAAGAAATACGCCCTGCGACAGCGGTTATCATGATGACAGCCTTTGGAACTATTGAATCGTCAGTGGAAGCGATGAAGCACGGGGCCTTTCATTATATTACAAAGCCGCCCGAGGTAGACGAACTGCTTGTTCTCATCGAGAAGGCGCTCGAGCACCAGCAATTACATCATCAAGTTCGGCAGTTGAATGAACAAATCGATAGAATCAAAGGGTACGATCAAATCATTGGGGAAAGCCCTGAAATCCAAAAGGTTTTTTCCATCATCGAACAGGTCAAGGATATTGATTCAAATGTATTAATTACGGGAGAAAGTGGCACAGGAAAAGAACTCGTTGCCCGTGCGATTCACCGGAACGGTAAACGAAAGGATGGACCGTTTATCGCGCTAAACTGTGCCGCAATTCCTGAGTCCATTCTTGAAAGTGAACTATTCGGACATCGAAAGGGTGCCTTTACTGGGGCGATTACCGGACGCCAGGGTAAAGTCGAAGCGGCAAAAAATGGTACGTTATTTCTTGATGAAATCGGTGAAATGCATGTGCAATTACAAGCGAAGCTCCTTCGTTTTTTACAGGAAAAGGAAATCACTCCAATCGGAGCAAATGTCCCGATTAAAGTGGATGTCCGGATCATAACGGCCACGAACCGGAATCTATTAGAAATGGTGGAAAATGGGAGCTTTCGCGAAGATTTATATTTCCGCTTAAATGTCATCCCACTCCATCTACCACCATTACGAGAACGAAAAAAGGATTTACAGCTTCTTATCTCTCATTTTATCGCAAAATATGCAGAAGAGATGAATCGCCCGATTAGTACTCTATCAAAAGAAGCGAAAAATGCGTTAGAGAATTACTCCTACCCTGGAAATATTAGACAGCTAGCCAATGTAATCGAATATGCAGTAGCTATGGCACAAAGCAACATGATTACACCCGCTGAACTGCCCTTTTTGCAGAATAAACCAGAAGCACGAAATGGACAAAATGAAACAACGAGAGATCATAGCCTTCAAATTCCGATTCCATCCACACTCAAACAGGTTGAAAAAATGCTCATCAAAGCAGTACTAGATTATTGTGATGGTAATAAACGAAAAACGGCTTCTCTATTAGAAATAAGTGAACGCAATCTACGGAATAAATTAAAGCAATATCGAGATGAAGAATAA
- a CDS encoding transporter substrate-binding domain-containing protein, producing the protein MKTFGQSIPILLIFIAILLVTPSDVLGNRYAEEPPQRVYRIAGDQHLPPFSFIDENGRFNGFSVELFERISTKENIRFEWIPMNSYEALDLLKKGEVDAILGMKYSSQLNSQLLFSDSYMLMTDTIVIPSEEAEHVRTLSDLRDKVVVMQEDPSSLSMMKNVRGAEIALTLHTKDAFVHLMEGRADALLTNKWTADYYLEQKNQHKAFVTVDGLTGTSVEYAAAIHPNETELLETINRSLSDMRENGDYLEIYSHWFGLIPDERLQEMRKTIILLVLFLVLFLVALFVSQLWNKKLSSEVKKRTSALNIANEQLKQQQKELFEADQFKEKILNNIYSGIITFSKTHKLTSLNNRARLILNINEIQPVQTADILSLPIIQQIFSDYQEFVSLKPNQSFSKELSFEEHGKQKSILFRIIPLQNQQSHSDGFLITLADRTDERVLEKKLALQEKMGALGRLVAGVAHEIRNPLTTLKIFIDMLPKKYEDPTFREEMLMHMPEAVRRMNGIVESLLGYSRKGERKKDSFLLSECIHPIVLIMEPTLKKSFVQLEWQIDNQAKAFGDKEQVGQVLLNLMLNAMDAMEDQIEKKMEIQGYHDEQYAYIRVRDTGCGIQPEILSQIFEPFYTTKEKGVGLGLSLCYQWMADNKGSLEAAALPDGTEFTMKLPIAENGVE; encoded by the coding sequence ATGAAAACTTTTGGTCAATCTATTCCCATTTTATTGATATTCATAGCTATATTACTTGTGACTCCCTCTGATGTTCTTGGAAATAGGTATGCTGAAGAACCTCCCCAGAGAGTCTATCGAATTGCGGGAGATCAACACCTACCGCCCTTTTCGTTCATTGATGAAAACGGTAGGTTTAATGGTTTTAGTGTGGAATTATTTGAAAGAATTTCCACGAAAGAAAATATACGGTTCGAATGGATCCCGATGAATTCGTATGAAGCGCTTGATTTACTGAAAAAAGGTGAAGTGGATGCCATTTTAGGCATGAAATATTCTAGCCAGTTGAATTCGCAGCTATTGTTTTCAGATTCATATATGTTGATGACCGATACGATTGTCATTCCAAGTGAAGAGGCCGAGCATGTACGTACTTTAAGCGATTTACGCGACAAGGTCGTTGTGATGCAGGAAGACCCCTCCTCCCTTTCAATGATGAAAAATGTCCGAGGGGCAGAGATTGCCCTTACCCTGCATACAAAGGACGCCTTTGTTCATTTAATGGAAGGACGCGCAGATGCACTATTGACGAATAAATGGACCGCTGATTATTATTTAGAACAAAAAAATCAGCATAAAGCCTTTGTGACCGTTGATGGTTTAACAGGCACATCCGTTGAATATGCGGCAGCCATTCATCCGAACGAAACAGAGCTGCTAGAAACAATCAATCGATCATTAAGTGATATGAGAGAAAATGGTGACTACCTTGAAATCTATTCCCACTGGTTTGGTTTAATACCGGACGAACGATTGCAGGAAATGCGAAAGACGATTATTTTACTAGTCCTCTTTCTGGTGCTGTTTCTCGTAGCTTTGTTCGTTAGCCAACTATGGAATAAGAAATTGAGTAGCGAAGTAAAAAAAAGAACATCCGCCTTAAATATAGCCAATGAACAATTGAAACAGCAGCAGAAAGAATTATTCGAAGCCGATCAATTTAAAGAAAAGATATTAAACAACATCTACTCAGGGATTATTACTTTCAGTAAAACACACAAGCTAACAAGTTTGAATAATCGTGCCCGTCTGATTCTAAATATCAATGAAATTCAACCCGTTCAAACCGCCGACATCCTGTCTCTTCCCATTATTCAACAAATCTTCTCAGATTATCAGGAGTTTGTGAGTCTTAAGCCCAATCAATCTTTTTCAAAAGAACTGTCGTTTGAAGAACACGGAAAACAAAAGTCGATACTCTTTCGAATCATCCCACTACAGAATCAACAATCCCATTCGGATGGATTCCTTATCACGCTTGCAGACCGTACGGATGAAAGAGTGTTAGAAAAGAAGCTAGCTTTACAAGAAAAAATGGGTGCACTTGGCAGACTGGTCGCTGGTGTGGCGCATGAAATTCGAAATCCACTCACGACGTTAAAGATATTCATTGATATGCTTCCGAAAAAGTATGAGGATCCCACTTTTCGAGAAGAAATGCTCATGCATATGCCTGAGGCTGTGCGACGGATGAATGGAATTGTCGAGAGCCTACTCGGCTATTCGAGAAAAGGTGAACGAAAAAAAGATAGCTTCCTCTTGTCAGAATGCATCCACCCTATTGTTCTAATTATGGAACCTACATTGAAAAAGAGCTTTGTCCAATTAGAATGGCAAATAGACAATCAAGCAAAAGCCTTTGGAGACAAGGAACAAGTGGGACAGGTACTATTGAATCTCATGTTAAATGCCATGGATGCTATGGAGGATCAGATCGAAAAAAAGATGGAGATTCAAGGCTATCATGACGAACAATATGCCTATATTCGGGTTAGAGATACAGGGTGTGGCATACAACCTGAGATCCTTTCGCAAATCTTTGAACCTTTTTATACAACAAAGGAAAAGGGTGTTGGCCTCGGTCTATCTCTTTGCTATCAATGGATGGCCGATAATAAAGGAAGTCTTGAAGCAGCGGCGCTCCCGGATGGAACGGAGTTTACGATGAAATTACCTATAGCAGAGAATGGAGTGGAATAG